A genomic region of Cannabis sativa cultivar Pink pepper isolate KNU-18-1 chromosome 1, ASM2916894v1, whole genome shotgun sequence contains the following coding sequences:
- the LOC115707187 gene encoding NDR1/HIN1-like protein 10, translated as MDVQSEKPKYFCHGKFCHEHSFKRSCLFLFLFIFFVLLLIGIAALIIAFVIKPKSPIFSLQSVKLDLYELNPHLGSTLFISSVITLTLSAQNPNKVGIRYSPSRLHVYHEGLSIGTIRVPGFLQPAHSYNMTVPTRILFQSVNVSHIFDVASMQEDSKKNMIQMKIMGDVKTHLLAFHVTLLKIKVALECDIDVDVKQLSIQIEVSNIKRVNDHMASLFPTTAQTIFRKCALAFYI; from the exons ATGGATGTTCAATCAGAAAAACCAAAATATTTCTGTCATGGAAAATTCTGTCACGAACATTCTTTCAAGAGATCctgtctttttcttttccttttcattttctttGTACTTTTACTAATAGGAATAGCTGCATTGATCATTGCCTTTGTCATAAAGCCTAAAAGCCCTATTTTTAGCCTCCAATCAGTAAAGCTTGATTTATATGAGTTGAATCCTCATTTGGGTTCAACTCTTTTCATTTCCTCTGTCATTACTTTGACTCTAAGTGCTCAAAATCCTAACAAAGTTGGGATTAGATATAGTCCTTCTCGACTTCATGTCTATCATGAAGGATTGTCTATTGGGACAATTCGGGTCCCGGGGTTTCTACAACCTGCTCACAGCTATAACATGACTGTTCCAACAAGGATTTTGTTTCAATCTGTGAATGTCAGCCATATTTTTGATGTGGCTTCAATGCAAGAAGATTCTAAGAAAAACATGATTCAGATGAAAATAATGGGAGATGTTAAGACTCACTTGTTGGCATTTCATGTAACCCTTTTAAAGATTAAG GTTGCCTTGGAATGTGACATAGACGTTGATGTTAAACAACTTTCAATCCAAATTGAAGTTTCAAACATAAAAAGAGTAAATGATCACATG GCATCCTTATTTCCTACCACTGCTCAGACCATCTTCAGAAAGTGCGCATTAGCTTTTTACATCTAA